One region of Streptomyces rishiriensis genomic DNA includes:
- a CDS encoding Stp1/IreP family PP2C-type Ser/Thr phosphatase: MARHDRLYPGPTGEVRMSLSLRFAAGSHKGMIREGNEDSGYAGPRLLAIADGMGGAAAGEVASSEAISTIVALDDDVPGSDVLTSLGTAVQRANDQLRSLVEEDPQLEGMGTTLTALLWTGQRLGLVHVGDSRAYLLRDGVLTQITQDHTWVQRLVDEGRITEEEATTHPQRSLLMRALGSGEHVEPDLSIREVRAGDRYLICSDGLSGVVSHQTLEDTLASYQGPQETVQELIQLALRGGGPDNITVIVADVLDLDTGDTLAGQLSDVPVVVGAVAENQLQLHDNGIMQTPAGRASGLGRRQQGRGGGGEFGPPGSGGDITGFIPTDGFGDYTDDDFVKPRKGRKWLKRSFYGVLALAVIGGGLYGGWRWTQTQYYVGTKDKHVALYRGISQDLAWVSLSKVEKDHPEIELKYLPDYQQKLVEATIAEGDLPAAQKKIDELAVQASACKKQAETVTASKTGSKTGEGQAGGSTGTTPVSVTSKASPSPSATASPSAPATTTPTPGPSLSEEEQKVVSRCGEQ; this comes from the coding sequence GTGGCTCGACACGACCGGCTGTACCCGGGGCCGACGGGCGAGGTGCGCATGAGCCTGTCACTGCGTTTCGCCGCCGGATCGCACAAGGGCATGATCCGGGAGGGCAACGAGGACTCCGGTTACGCCGGGCCCCGTCTGCTCGCCATCGCCGACGGCATGGGCGGCGCCGCCGCCGGTGAGGTCGCCTCCTCCGAGGCCATCTCCACCATCGTCGCGCTCGACGACGACGTCCCCGGCTCGGACGTCCTCACCTCGCTCGGTACCGCCGTCCAGCGCGCCAACGACCAGCTGCGCTCACTGGTCGAGGAGGACCCCCAGCTCGAGGGCATGGGGACCACCCTGACCGCCCTGCTGTGGACCGGCCAGCGCCTCGGGCTCGTGCACGTCGGCGACTCGCGCGCGTACCTGCTGCGGGACGGCGTACTGACCCAGATCACGCAGGACCACACCTGGGTGCAGCGCCTCGTCGACGAGGGCCGCATCACCGAGGAAGAGGCCACCACCCACCCCCAGAGGTCGCTGCTGATGCGGGCGTTGGGCAGCGGTGAGCATGTCGAGCCGGATCTGTCGATCCGCGAGGTCCGGGCCGGCGACCGCTACCTGATCTGCTCCGACGGCCTCTCCGGCGTGGTCTCGCACCAGACGCTCGAGGACACCCTCGCCAGCTACCAGGGCCCCCAGGAGACCGTGCAGGAGCTGATCCAGCTCGCGCTGCGCGGCGGCGGCCCCGACAACATCACGGTCATCGTCGCCGACGTCCTCGACCTGGACACCGGCGACACCCTCGCCGGGCAGCTCTCCGACGTCCCGGTCGTGGTCGGCGCGGTCGCCGAGAACCAGCTCCAGCTGCACGACAACGGCATCATGCAGACCCCGGCAGGGCGCGCCTCGGGCCTCGGCCGCAGGCAGCAAGGGCGCGGCGGGGGCGGCGAGTTCGGTCCGCCCGGCTCCGGCGGCGACATCACCGGTTTCATCCCAACCGACGGCTTCGGCGACTACACCGACGACGACTTCGTCAAGCCCCGCAAGGGCCGTAAGTGGCTGAAGAGATCCTTCTACGGCGTGCTCGCGCTCGCCGTGATCGGCGGTGGCCTGTACGGCGGCTGGCGCTGGACGCAGACGCAGTACTACGTCGGCACCAAGGACAAGCACGTCGCGCTGTACCGCGGTATCAGCCAGGACCTGGCCTGGGTGTCGCTGTCGAAGGTCGAGAAGGACCACCCCGAGATCGAACTCAAGTACCTCCCGGACTATCAGCAGAAGCTGGTCGAGGCGACGATCGCCGAGGGCGATCTGCCCGCCGCTCAGAAGAAGATCGACGAGCTGGCCGTCCAGGCCTCCGCGTGCAAGAAGCAGGCGGAGACCGTCACGGCGAGCAAGACCGGTTCGAAGACCGGCGAGGGCCAGGCCGGCGGCAGCACGGGAACCACGCCTGTCTCCGTCACGTCCAAGGCATCGCCGAGCCCCTCGGCAACCGCGTCCCCGTCCGCACCCGCGACCACTACTCCCACCCCCGGCCCCAGCCTTTCGGAGGAAGAGCAGAAGGTCGTCTCGCGGTGCGGTGAGCAGTAG
- a CDS encoding FHA domain-containing protein FhaB/FipA, with translation MSELTLTVMRLGFLAVLWLFVIVAVQVIRSDLFGTRVTQRGSRREAGRAQQAQRQQAPPQQRQQSAAGRTRRNAPTKLVVSEGTLTGTTVALQGQTISLGRAHDSTIVLDDDYASSRHARIYPDRDGQWIVEDLGSTNGTYLDRSRLTTPTPIPLGAPIRIGKTVIELRK, from the coding sequence ATGTCAGAGCTGACCCTCACGGTCATGCGGCTGGGTTTTCTGGCCGTACTGTGGCTGTTCGTCATCGTGGCCGTGCAGGTCATCCGCAGCGACCTCTTCGGTACGCGTGTGACCCAGCGCGGTTCGCGCCGGGAGGCCGGGCGGGCGCAGCAGGCACAGCGCCAGCAGGCGCCTCCGCAGCAGCGCCAGCAGTCCGCCGCCGGCCGCACGCGTCGTAACGCACCTACCAAGCTGGTCGTGTCCGAGGGCACCCTCACCGGCACGACCGTCGCACTCCAGGGCCAGACCATCAGTCTGGGCCGGGCGCACGACAGCACGATCGTGCTGGACGACGACTACGCCTCCAGCCGCCATGCCAGGATCTACCCGGACCGCGACGGCCAGTGGATCGTCGAGGACCTGGGCTCCACCAACGGCACGTACCTCGACCGATCGCGGCTGACGACTCCCACACCGATCCCGCTGGGTGCGCCGATCCGTATCGGCAAGACCGTCATCGAGCTGCGGAAGTAG
- a CDS encoding FhaA domain-containing protein — MGVLKKFEQRLEGLVNGTFAKVFKSEVQPVEIAGALQRECDNNATIWNRDRTVVPNDFIVELSTPDYERLSPYSGQLGDELAGMVRDYAKQQRYTFMGPIKVNLEKADDLDTGLYRVRSRTLASSSSQAPEQPPAGGRQRPGGSGGPGYPGAGAGTAAPPMPSAPPPGARAGGYGYPPAASAQRPGAAGGGPVGAPQPGSRARHWVEINGTRHQISRGTLVMGRSTEADVRIDDPGVSRRHCEIRTGSPSTIQDLGSTNGIVVDGQHTTRATLRDGSRIVVGSTTIIYRQAEG; from the coding sequence ATGGGAGTCCTGAAGAAGTTCGAGCAGCGTCTCGAGGGTCTGGTCAACGGCACCTTCGCGAAGGTGTTCAAGTCCGAGGTCCAGCCCGTGGAGATCGCCGGCGCGCTCCAGCGCGAGTGCGACAACAACGCGACCATCTGGAACCGGGACCGGACCGTCGTCCCCAACGACTTCATCGTGGAACTGAGCACGCCGGACTACGAGCGGCTCAGCCCCTACTCCGGCCAGCTCGGCGACGAGCTCGCGGGAATGGTCCGCGACTACGCCAAGCAGCAGCGCTACACCTTCATGGGCCCGATCAAGGTCAACCTGGAGAAGGCGGACGACCTCGACACCGGTCTGTACCGGGTGCGCAGCCGTACACTCGCCTCCTCCAGCAGCCAGGCGCCCGAGCAGCCGCCCGCGGGCGGCCGACAGCGCCCCGGCGGATCGGGCGGGCCCGGGTATCCCGGGGCCGGAGCCGGCACCGCCGCTCCGCCCATGCCCTCCGCTCCGCCGCCCGGCGCCCGCGCCGGCGGCTACGGCTACCCGCCCGCCGCGAGCGCCCAGCGCCCCGGCGCAGCGGGCGGTGGTCCGGTCGGGGCTCCGCAGCCCGGGTCGCGCGCCCGCCACTGGGTCGAGATCAACGGCACCCGCCACCAGATCTCCCGCGGGACGCTCGTGATGGGCCGCAGCACCGAGGCAGACGTACGGATCGACGACCCCGGCGTCTCCCGTCGGCACTGTGAGATCCGGACCGGTTCGCCCTCGACGATCCAGGATCTCGGATCCACCAACGGCATCGTGGTGGACGGGCAGCACACCACCCGCGCTACGCTCCGCGACGGCTCGCGGATCGTCGTGGGCAGCACCACCATCATTTACCGGCAAGCCGAAGGGTGA